A single genomic interval of Neisseria leonii harbors:
- a CDS encoding 2-oxoglutarate dehydrogenase E1 component, with protein MMDEQQSFSYLFGSNAPYIEELYEEFLNDPYSVDDYWRAYFTDLAAQPGAAPRDVAHRPIQESFANLAKSRPAPAGAVDENLLKKQVAVLRLISAYRIQGSTAADLDPLKRKPPVHIEGLDPRHHGLSDADMAVKFNVGEGDFGSSEKLTLADIVGRLKQTYCGHIGVEYMYIPDRAERRWIRDYFEKSLSTPSYSADQKRYILKQMTATETLERYLHTKYVGQKRFGVEGGESAIVGLNHLIQNAGKDGVEEVIIGMAHRGRLNVLVNTLGKLPRDLFAEFEGKAEITLPSGDVKYHNGFSSDIATPNGPMHVTLAFNPSHLEIVNAVVEGSTRAKQRRRGANATNEVLPVLIHGDSALIGLGVNQAVFNMSQTRGYGVGGTIHIVINNQIGFTTSDVRDMRSTQHSTDIAKMVDAPVFHINGDDPEAVCFAVDAALAYRKEFKKDVVIDVVCYRKLGHNEGDDPTLTQPMMYKAVAKHPGARAIYAEKLAKEGVISAEEAEKFIADYRAALDKGEHVEQTRLTDYESKHRINWSLYQGQDWREKVESGLPAQDIARLADKFTAVPEGFALHNTAKRVLEGRKAMAAGEQDMDWGMAETLAYASLVSNGVGVRISGEDSGRGTFSHRHAVLHDQKREKWDDGAYIPLEHISEGQAPFVVIDSILNEEAVMAYEYGFACSAPDKLTIWEAQFGDFANGAQVAIDQFLSSGETKWGRLCGLTTILPHGYDGQGPEHSSARLERWLQLCAEHNMQIVMPSEASQMFHILRRQALRSYRKPLVVFMSKRLLRFKDSMSPLANFLEGQTFRPVIGDQLARDDKGSVKRVIMCAGQVYYDLAKACEERGLTSDIAIVRVEQLYPFPYTEAEAALAEFPNAAEIMWVQEEPKNQGAWYQTRHRLERLAKNGQKVRYAGRPASASPAVGYLSKHVAQLKQLIDDALDLN; from the coding sequence ATGATGGACGAACAACAAAGCTTTTCTTATCTGTTTGGCTCCAACGCTCCCTATATCGAGGAGCTTTATGAGGAGTTTCTCAACGATCCCTATTCGGTAGACGATTACTGGCGTGCATATTTTACCGACTTGGCCGCCCAGCCCGGTGCCGCCCCGCGCGATGTCGCACACCGGCCGATTCAGGAATCGTTTGCCAATCTGGCCAAATCCCGTCCTGCACCGGCCGGTGCGGTAGATGAAAACCTGCTCAAAAAACAAGTGGCCGTCCTGCGCCTGATTTCCGCCTACCGCATCCAAGGTTCGACCGCCGCCGATCTCGACCCGCTCAAACGCAAACCGCCCGTCCACATCGAAGGCCTGGATCCCCGCCATCACGGCCTGTCCGATGCCGATATGGCGGTAAAATTCAATGTGGGCGAGGGCGACTTCGGCAGCAGCGAAAAACTGACGCTGGCCGACATTGTAGGCCGTCTGAAACAGACTTACTGCGGCCATATCGGTGTCGAATATATGTATATTCCCGACCGTGCCGAACGCCGCTGGATCCGCGATTATTTTGAAAAATCCCTGTCCACTCCGTCTTACAGCGCCGATCAGAAACGCTATATCCTCAAACAGATGACGGCCACCGAAACACTGGAACGCTATCTGCATACAAAATACGTCGGCCAGAAACGCTTCGGTGTGGAAGGCGGCGAAAGCGCAATTGTCGGCCTGAACCATCTGATTCAAAATGCCGGCAAAGACGGCGTGGAAGAAGTCATTATCGGCATGGCGCACCGAGGCCGTCTGAATGTGCTGGTCAATACGCTGGGCAAACTGCCGCGCGATCTGTTTGCCGAATTTGAAGGCAAGGCCGAAATTACCCTGCCCAGCGGCGATGTCAAATACCACAACGGCTTCTCCTCCGACATTGCCACACCCAACGGCCCGATGCACGTTACGCTGGCATTCAACCCCTCGCATCTGGAAATCGTCAATGCCGTGGTCGAAGGTTCCACCCGTGCCAAGCAGCGCCGCCGGGGAGCCAACGCCACCAACGAAGTACTGCCGGTACTGATTCACGGCGACTCGGCATTAATCGGCTTGGGTGTCAATCAGGCCGTCTTCAATATGTCGCAAACCCGCGGTTACGGCGTGGGCGGCACCATCCACATCGTCATCAACAACCAAATCGGTTTTACTACCTCCGACGTGCGCGATATGCGTTCCACCCAACACAGCACAGACATTGCCAAAATGGTTGATGCGCCGGTATTCCACATCAACGGCGACGATCCCGAAGCGGTATGTTTTGCTGTCGATGCCGCACTGGCTTACCGCAAAGAATTTAAAAAAGATGTCGTGATTGATGTCGTCTGCTACCGCAAACTCGGCCATAACGAGGGCGACGATCCCACGCTGACCCAACCGATGATGTACAAAGCCGTTGCCAAGCACCCGGGGGCACGCGCCATCTACGCCGAAAAACTGGCAAAAGAAGGCGTAATCAGCGCAGAAGAAGCCGAAAAATTCATTGCCGACTACCGTGCGGCACTGGATAAGGGCGAGCATGTCGAGCAAACCCGCCTGACCGATTACGAAAGCAAGCACCGCATCAATTGGAGCCTGTACCAAGGCCAAGACTGGCGCGAAAAAGTGGAAAGCGGCCTGCCCGCGCAGGATATTGCGCGCTTGGCCGATAAATTTACCGCCGTACCGGAAGGTTTCGCCCTGCACAATACTGCCAAGCGTGTTTTGGAAGGCCGCAAAGCCATGGCGGCAGGCGAACAAGATATGGACTGGGGTATGGCCGAGACGCTGGCTTATGCGAGCCTGGTCAGCAACGGAGTCGGTGTACGCATTTCCGGCGAAGATTCCGGACGCGGCACATTCTCCCACCGCCACGCCGTTTTGCACGACCAAAAACGCGAAAAATGGGACGACGGCGCCTATATTCCGCTGGAGCACATCAGCGAAGGCCAGGCCCCGTTTGTCGTCATCGATTCGATTCTGAATGAAGAAGCCGTTATGGCTTACGAATACGGCTTTGCCTGCTCGGCACCCGACAAGCTGACCATCTGGGAAGCCCAGTTCGGCGACTTTGCCAACGGTGCGCAAGTAGCGATTGACCAGTTCCTCTCATCGGGCGAGACCAAATGGGGACGCCTGTGCGGCCTGACCACCATTCTGCCGCACGGTTACGACGGTCAGGGGCCGGAACACTCTTCCGCCCGCTTGGAGCGTTGGCTGCAACTGTGTGCCGAACACAATATGCAGATTGTCATGCCGTCTGAAGCCTCGCAAATGTTCCATATCCTGCGCCGTCAGGCCTTACGCTCCTACCGCAAACCGCTGGTTGTTTTCATGAGCAAACGCCTGCTGCGCTTCAAAGACTCCATGAGTCCGCTGGCCAATTTCCTGGAAGGCCAGACTTTCCGTCCGGTCATCGGCGACCAATTGGCGCGCGACGATAAAGGCAGCGTAAAACGTGTCATTATGTGTGCAGGCCAAGTGTATTACGATCTGGCCAAAGCCTGCGAAGAGCGCGGTTTGACCTCGGACATCGCCATCGTCCGCGTGGAACAACTCTACCCGTTCCCCTACACCGAAGCCGAAGCCGCCTTGGCCGAGTTTCCGAATGCCGCAGAAATCATGTGGGTACAGGAAGAACCGAAAAACCAGGGAGCATGGTATCAAACCCGTCACCGCTTGGAACGTCTGGCGAAAAACGGGCAGAAAGTACGGTACGCCGGCCGGCCGGCCAGCGCATCACCGGCAGTGGGCTACCTGAGCAAACATGTTGCCCAACTGAAACAGCTGATTGACGATGCTTTGGATTTAAATTGA
- the lpdA gene encoding dihydrolipoyl dehydrogenase: MSQFDVVVIGAGPGGYVAAIRAAQLGFKTACIDAGVNKAGDAPALGGTCLNVGCIPSKALLQSSEHFHAAQHDFAEHGINLGGLSFDAAKMIVRKDEIVTKLTGGIGFLFKKNKVESLHGRGSFAGKNGDFYQIEIDNQGQKNVVEAKHVIVATGSVPRPLPQIAIDNQNVLDNEGALNLTAVPKKLGIIGAGVIGLEMGSVWKRVGSDVTILEAAPAFLAAADQQIAKEALKYFTKEQGLAIELGVKIGDIKNEGNGVSVAFETATGEAKTEVFDKLIVAIGRIPNTQGLNAEAVGLEKDERGFIKVDGDCKTNLPNVWAVGDVVRGPMLAHKASDEGVAVAERIAGQKPHIDFNNVPFVIYTDPEIAWVGKTEEQLKAEGVEYKKGTSGFGANGRALALGKAKGTVKVLADAKTDRILGVHMIGPVVSELISEGVMSLEFSASSEDIARIIHAHPTLAEVVHEAALAADKRALHG, encoded by the coding sequence ATGTCTCAATTTGATGTTGTTGTCATCGGTGCCGGCCCCGGCGGCTATGTTGCCGCCATTCGTGCCGCACAACTGGGTTTCAAAACCGCCTGTATCGATGCAGGTGTCAATAAAGCGGGCGATGCGCCCGCACTCGGCGGTACCTGCCTGAATGTCGGCTGTATCCCGTCCAAAGCCTTGCTGCAATCAAGCGAACACTTCCATGCCGCACAGCATGATTTTGCCGAACACGGCATCAACTTGGGCGGGTTGTCGTTCGACGCGGCCAAAATGATTGTGCGCAAAGACGAAATCGTTACCAAACTCACCGGCGGTATCGGCTTTCTGTTCAAGAAAAACAAAGTGGAAAGCCTGCACGGCAGAGGTTCGTTTGCCGGTAAAAACGGCGATTTCTATCAAATCGAAATCGACAACCAAGGCCAAAAAAACGTGGTGGAAGCCAAGCACGTGATTGTGGCCACCGGCTCCGTACCGCGTCCTCTGCCGCAGATTGCCATCGACAATCAAAATGTTCTGGATAACGAAGGTGCGCTGAATCTGACTGCCGTACCGAAAAAACTCGGCATCATCGGCGCGGGCGTTATCGGTTTGGAAATGGGTTCGGTATGGAAGCGCGTCGGTTCGGACGTTACCATTCTGGAAGCCGCTCCGGCATTTTTGGCTGCGGCCGACCAGCAGATCGCCAAAGAGGCCTTGAAATATTTCACAAAAGAGCAGGGGCTGGCTATTGAGCTGGGCGTGAAAATCGGCGACATCAAAAATGAAGGCAACGGCGTGAGCGTGGCTTTTGAAACAGCCACAGGCGAAGCCAAAACCGAAGTATTCGACAAACTGATTGTCGCCATCGGCCGTATTCCGAACACTCAAGGCCTGAATGCCGAAGCAGTAGGCCTGGAAAAAGACGAACGCGGCTTTATCAAAGTAGACGGCGACTGCAAAACCAACCTGCCCAATGTGTGGGCAGTCGGCGACGTGGTACGCGGCCCGATGCTGGCGCACAAAGCGAGCGATGAGGGCGTGGCCGTAGCCGAACGCATTGCCGGTCAGAAGCCGCATATCGACTTCAACAATGTGCCGTTTGTGATTTATACCGACCCCGAAATCGCATGGGTGGGCAAAACCGAAGAACAGTTGAAAGCCGAAGGTGTCGAGTACAAAAAAGGCACATCGGGTTTCGGTGCCAACGGCCGCGCGCTGGCTTTGGGCAAAGCCAAAGGCACGGTTAAAGTTCTGGCCGATGCCAAAACCGACCGTATCTTAGGCGTGCACATGATCGGTCCCGTCGTCAGCGAACTGATTTCCGAAGGCGTGATGAGCTTGGAATTTTCTGCCAGCAGCGAAGACATCGCCCGCATTATCCATGCCCATCCGACTCTGGCCGAAGTGGTACACGAAGCCGCGCTGGCTGCCGATAAGCGCGCGCTGCACGGCTAA
- the mglA gene encoding galactose/methyl galactoside ABC transporter ATP-binding protein MglA — MTAGSSTDGNILLTMTDVHKAFPGVKALDGVNLQVKAHSVHALMGENGAGKSTLLKCLFGIYAKDSGSITFLGKEVNFSNAKEALENGISMVHQELNLVKQRTVMDNLWLGRYPTKGLFVDQKKMYSDTKAIFDELGIDIDPKEKVAKLTVSEMQMIEIAKAFSYDAKIVIMDEPTSSLSEKEVNHLFNIIAKLKARGCGIIYISHKMEEIFKICDEITILRDGKWIDTVAAKDTNMDELVAKMVGRSLTQRFPEKNNKPGEVVLQVRHLTAKNQPSIQDVGFELRKGEVLGIGGLVGAKRTDIVETLFGIRERSGGEILVHGKAVQNKTPVEAIKNGFALVTEERRSTGIFGGLDISFNSLISNMRQYETAGWLNTKSMREDTQWVIDSMRVKTPGQKTRIGTLSGGNQQKVILGRWLLTGPEILMLDEPTRGIDVGAKFEIYQLIADLANRDKAVIMISSEMPELLGVTDRILVMSAGKVAGIVETAQTSQEEILQLSAKYL; from the coding sequence ATGACAGCTGGGTCTTCAACCGACGGCAACATTCTGCTGACTATGACCGATGTCCACAAAGCCTTTCCCGGCGTGAAAGCCTTGGACGGTGTCAATCTGCAGGTAAAAGCACATTCCGTCCATGCACTGATGGGGGAAAACGGCGCGGGCAAATCTACTCTGCTCAAATGTCTGTTCGGCATTTATGCCAAAGATTCGGGCAGCATTACCTTTCTGGGCAAGGAAGTCAATTTCAGCAATGCCAAAGAAGCATTGGAAAACGGGATTTCCATGGTTCATCAGGAACTCAATCTGGTGAAACAGCGCACCGTGATGGACAATCTGTGGCTGGGCCGCTATCCGACCAAAGGCCTGTTTGTCGATCAAAAGAAAATGTACAGCGACACCAAAGCCATTTTCGACGAATTGGGCATCGACATCGACCCTAAAGAAAAAGTCGCCAAGCTGACGGTATCGGAAATGCAGATGATCGAAATCGCGAAAGCATTTTCATACGATGCCAAAATCGTGATTATGGACGAGCCGACTTCGTCTTTATCGGAAAAAGAAGTCAATCATCTGTTCAATATCATTGCCAAGCTGAAAGCGCGCGGCTGCGGCATCATCTATATTTCGCACAAAATGGAAGAAATTTTCAAAATTTGTGATGAAATTACCATTTTGCGCGACGGAAAATGGATTGACACGGTGGCCGCCAAAGACACCAATATGGACGAACTGGTGGCAAAAATGGTCGGCCGCAGCCTGACACAGCGTTTCCCCGAAAAGAACAATAAGCCGGGAGAAGTGGTGTTGCAGGTCCGCCACCTGACGGCCAAGAACCAACCCTCCATTCAGGATGTCGGCTTCGAGCTGCGCAAGGGCGAAGTCTTGGGTATCGGCGGTTTAGTCGGTGCCAAGCGCACCGACATCGTGGAAACCCTGTTCGGCATCCGCGAACGCAGCGGCGGCGAAATTCTCGTCCACGGCAAAGCCGTTCAAAACAAAACACCGGTAGAGGCCATTAAAAACGGCTTTGCACTGGTGACGGAAGAGCGGCGCAGCACGGGGATTTTCGGCGGTCTGGACATCAGTTTCAACTCGCTGATTTCCAATATGCGCCAGTACGAAACCGCAGGCTGGCTCAATACCAAAAGTATGCGCGAAGATACGCAGTGGGTCATCGACTCCATGCGCGTGAAAACGCCCGGCCAGAAAACCCGCATCGGTACACTTTCCGGCGGCAACCAGCAAAAAGTGATTCTCGGCCGCTGGCTTCTGACCGGCCCGGAAATCCTCATGCTGGACGAACCGACGCGCGGCATCGATGTGGGTGCCAAATTTGAGATTTACCAACTGATTGCCGATTTGGCCAACCGCGACAAAGCCGTCATCATGATCTCGTCGGAAATGCCCGAGCTGCTGGGCGTTACCGACCGCATTCTGGTAATGAGTGCCGGCAAAGTGGCCGGTATCGTTGAAACCGCGCAGACCAGTCAGGAAGAAATCCTGCAACTGTCTGCAAAATATTTATAA
- a CDS encoding ATP phosphoribosyltransferase regulatory subunit has protein sequence MQSWQLPEYIADILPNSARHLESAKEQLLALFRSHGFELVHPPLMEYSASLLTHIDAGLSLKTIRIVDQISGRQLGIRADITPQVARIDAHLLSANRGINRLCYAGSVLHARPEGFLNTREPLQVGAELYGYEGIAADIELIGLMLDSLKIGSPDDLLLSLGHLGIFRALAAAAGLDSEQSAALLPLMQDKDTEAVAALTAQWPVGSVWQKAFALLPKLYGGREILSRARTQLPDLPAVAHALDALEAVCTAFPQQPVHIDLSELRADSYHTGLLYAAYGSHAHDALARGGRYDGLGKYFGTARPATGFSFDLRKFLGKLPKAERGQAIAVAQRDVRRAAAEIERLRAQGETVVIDYGLPCNQTQNSSRRLIEQDGQWLVCE, from the coding sequence ATGCAGTCTTGGCAGCTCCCAGAATACATCGCCGACATCCTGCCCAACAGCGCACGCCATTTGGAAAGCGCGAAAGAGCAGTTGCTGGCACTTTTCCGCTCGCACGGCTTCGAACTCGTACATCCGCCGCTGATGGAGTACAGCGCATCGCTGCTGACCCATATTGATGCGGGTCTGTCGCTCAAAACCATTCGGATTGTCGATCAAATCAGCGGCCGCCAGCTCGGTATCCGTGCCGATATAACGCCGCAGGTGGCGCGTATCGATGCCCATCTGCTGTCGGCCAACCGTGGCATCAACCGTTTGTGTTATGCCGGTTCCGTGCTGCACGCGCGGCCGGAAGGTTTTTTGAATACGCGCGAGCCGTTGCAGGTGGGGGCAGAACTGTACGGCTATGAAGGCATTGCGGCCGACATCGAATTAATCGGCCTGATGCTGGACAGCCTGAAAATCGGCAGCCCGGACGATTTGCTGTTATCTTTGGGGCATTTGGGCATCTTCCGTGCGCTGGCCGCCGCCGCCGGTTTGGATTCGGAACAGTCCGCCGCACTTTTACCGCTTATGCAGGATAAGGACACCGAAGCCGTTGCCGCACTTACGGCACAGTGGCCGGTAGGCAGTGTATGGCAGAAAGCATTTGCATTACTGCCCAAACTGTACGGCGGGCGCGAAATATTGTCCCGGGCGCGGACGCAGCTGCCCGATCTGCCTGCCGTCGCCCATGCACTGGACGCTTTGGAGGCCGTCTGCACTGCCTTCCCGCAACAGCCGGTACACATCGACTTGTCCGAGTTGCGCGCCGACAGCTACCATACCGGCCTGCTGTACGCCGCTTACGGCAGTCATGCACATGACGCGCTGGCGCGCGGCGGCCGTTACGACGGCTTGGGCAAATACTTCGGCACAGCACGCCCCGCCACCGGATTCAGCTTCGATTTGCGCAAATTTCTGGGCAAGCTGCCCAAAGCCGAACGCGGGCAGGCCATTGCTGTGGCACAGCGCGATGTCCGGCGGGCAGCCGCAGAAATCGAACGGCTGCGTGCCCAGGGGGAAACCGTCGTTATCGACTACGGTTTGCCGTGCAATCAGACGCAAAACAGCAGCCGGCGGCTGATCGAGCAAGACGGACAGTGGTTGGTCTGCGAATAA
- the mglC gene encoding galactose/methyl galactoside ABC transporter permease MglC: MRSASSQKTLNFMKDYALYFVLLLLLIVIISRDTSFLSLTNFSNILTQSSVRIIIALGVAGLIVTQGTDLSVGRQVGLAAVISATLLQSMGNVNKVFPALDVVPIPFVILLVCAIGAVLGLINGVIVTVLNVTPFIATLGTMLVIYGVNSLYYDSVGSAPIAGFDAGYSAFTQGFIDLGGFRLSYITIYAAIAVALVWVIWNKTRFGKNLFAIGGNPEAAKVSGVNVTLNLLGIYTLSGIFYAFGGFLEAGRIGSATNNLGFMYELDAIAACVIGGVSFSGGVGTVIGVVIGVIIFTLINYGLSYIGVNPYWQYIIKGSIIVLAVAIDSLKYAKKK; encoded by the coding sequence ATGCGTTCTGCCTCTTCCCAAAAAACGCTGAATTTCATGAAAGACTATGCACTGTATTTTGTGCTGCTGCTGTTGCTGATAGTCATTATTTCGCGCGATACCAGCTTTTTGAGCCTGACCAATTTCAGTAATATCCTGACTCAGTCTTCCGTACGCATCATCATCGCGCTCGGCGTGGCCGGCCTGATTGTGACACAAGGCACCGATTTATCGGTCGGCCGTCAGGTCGGCTTGGCGGCGGTCATCTCCGCCACCCTGCTGCAATCGATGGGCAATGTAAATAAAGTCTTTCCCGCGCTGGATGTCGTGCCGATTCCGTTTGTGATTCTGCTCGTGTGTGCCATCGGCGCCGTTTTGGGACTGATTAACGGCGTGATTGTTACCGTACTGAACGTTACGCCGTTTATCGCCACACTGGGTACCATGCTGGTCATTTACGGTGTCAATTCGCTGTATTACGACTCGGTCGGTTCCGCACCGATTGCGGGCTTCGATGCCGGCTATTCGGCATTCACCCAAGGCTTTATCGATCTCGGCGGCTTCCGTCTGTCCTACATTACCATTTATGCCGCCATCGCCGTGGCACTGGTCTGGGTAATTTGGAATAAAACCCGTTTCGGCAAAAACCTGTTTGCCATCGGCGGCAACCCCGAAGCGGCCAAAGTATCGGGTGTGAACGTTACGCTCAACCTGTTGGGTATTTATACTTTGTCGGGTATTTTCTATGCTTTCGGCGGCTTTCTCGAAGCAGGGCGCATCGGTTCGGCCACCAACAACTTGGGCTTTATGTACGAGTTGGACGCCATTGCGGCCTGCGTCATCGGCGGCGTGTCGTTCAGCGGCGGCGTGGGTACCGTTATCGGCGTGGTCATCGGCGTGATTATTTTCACCCTGATTAACTACGGCCTGAGCTATATCGGCGTCAACCCTTACTGGCAATACATCATCAAGGGCAGCATCATCGTGCTGGCCGTAGCCATCGACTCACTGAAATACGCCAAGAAAAAATAA
- the odhB gene encoding 2-oxoglutarate dehydrogenase complex dihydrolipoyllysine-residue succinyltransferase: MIIEVNVPVFAESVTEGTLVEWHKKTGEAVARDEVLVDIETDKVVLEVPAPQAGVLVEIIVQNGETVESQQVIAKIDTEAAASAGTSEEKTASAAPQQEENKPAGNNSQAGVAMPAAAKLAAEKGVDINSVQGSGRDGRVLKEDVANAQAAPKAAAPAAAVAQGARPEERVPMSRLRARVAERLLASQQENAILTTFNEVNMKPVMDLRNKYKEKFEKEHGVKLGFMSFFVKAAVAALKKFPVVNASVDGKDIVYHGYFDIGIAIGSPRGLVVPILRDADQMSIADIEKAIVDYAVKAKDGKISLDDLTGGTFSITNGGTFGSMMSTPIINPPQSAILGMHATKERAVVENGQVVVRPMMYLALSYDHRIIDGREAVLTLVTIKDLLEDPARLLLDL, from the coding sequence ATGATTATTGAAGTAAATGTTCCCGTATTCGCAGAAAGCGTTACCGAAGGCACGCTGGTCGAATGGCATAAAAAAACCGGCGAAGCCGTTGCCCGCGACGAAGTATTGGTCGATATCGAAACCGACAAAGTAGTATTGGAAGTACCCGCCCCGCAAGCCGGTGTTTTGGTCGAAATTATTGTACAGAACGGTGAAACGGTTGAGTCGCAGCAAGTGATTGCCAAAATCGATACCGAAGCGGCCGCCTCAGCCGGTACCTCAGAAGAAAAAACGGCCTCTGCCGCGCCGCAGCAGGAAGAAAACAAACCCGCCGGCAACAACAGCCAAGCCGGTGTCGCCATGCCTGCGGCTGCCAAACTGGCCGCCGAAAAAGGCGTGGACATCAACAGCGTTCAGGGTTCCGGCCGCGACGGCCGTGTGCTGAAAGAAGACGTTGCCAACGCACAAGCTGCCCCCAAAGCCGCCGCACCGGCTGCGGCAGTTGCGCAAGGTGCACGCCCCGAAGAACGCGTACCGATGAGCCGCCTGCGTGCCCGTGTTGCCGAGCGCCTGCTGGCTTCCCAGCAGGAAAACGCCATTCTCACCACATTCAATGAAGTCAATATGAAGCCGGTGATGGATCTGCGCAACAAATACAAAGAAAAATTCGAAAAAGAGCATGGCGTCAAATTGGGCTTTATGTCCTTCTTCGTCAAAGCCGCCGTAGCTGCATTGAAAAAATTCCCGGTTGTCAATGCGTCCGTAGACGGAAAAGACATCGTTTACCACGGCTATTTCGACATCGGTATCGCCATCGGCAGCCCGCGCGGCCTGGTCGTACCGATTCTGCGCGATGCCGATCAAATGAGTATTGCCGACATTGAAAAAGCCATCGTGGATTACGCTGTCAAAGCCAAAGACGGTAAAATCTCCTTGGACGATCTCACCGGCGGCACATTCTCCATTACCAACGGCGGTACATTCGGCTCCATGATGTCCACGCCCATCATCAACCCGCCGCAATCGGCCATTCTGGGTATGCACGCCACCAAAGAGCGCGCCGTAGTCGAAAACGGCCAAGTGGTTGTCCGTCCGATGATGTATCTGGCTCTGTCATACGACCACCGCATCATCGACGGCCGCGAAGCCGTATTGACACTGGTTACCATCAAAGACCTGCTGGAAGATCCGGCCCGTTTGCTGCTGGATCTGTAA
- a CDS encoding adenylosuccinate synthase, protein MAKNVVVIGSQWGDEGKGKIVDWLAEECSGVVRFQGGHNAGHTLVVGGKKTILRLIPSGILHENLDCFIGSGVVVSPEALLAEIDELNAAGVKNVEGRLKIAPTCPLILPYHIALDKAREASKGDKKIGTTGRGIGPAYEDKVARRAIRAVDLFDTEKIAEKIKTNVALYNVQLEHLHGAEPIRYEDIMETINGFKDRILPMIHDVSRTLYEKGQKGERLLFEGAQGTLLDIDYGTYPYVTSSNCSAGAAAPGAGVPPHMLHYVLGIVKAYTTRVGSGPFPTELFDEIGAGLAERGNEFGSVTGRARRCGWFDAAALKRSIQVNGISGMCITKLDVMDGIEEIKICTGYEFDGKQVDILPFGADAVAKCVPVYETMPGWKESTFGIKTYGQLPQNAKNYLKRIEEVCGAPIAIISTGPERDETILVQHPFAD, encoded by the coding sequence ATGGCTAAAAACGTAGTGGTCATCGGCTCGCAGTGGGGCGATGAGGGCAAAGGTAAAATCGTCGATTGGCTGGCGGAAGAGTGCAGCGGCGTGGTACGTTTCCAAGGCGGCCACAACGCGGGACATACCTTGGTTGTCGGCGGCAAGAAAACTATTCTGCGCCTGATTCCCAGCGGTATCCTGCATGAAAATCTCGACTGTTTTATCGGCTCGGGCGTGGTGGTTTCGCCCGAAGCTTTGTTGGCCGAGATTGACGAATTAAATGCCGCCGGCGTGAAAAATGTCGAAGGCCGTCTGAAAATCGCGCCGACCTGTCCGCTGATTCTGCCGTACCACATTGCATTGGATAAAGCGCGCGAAGCGAGCAAAGGCGACAAAAAAATCGGCACCACCGGCCGCGGTATCGGCCCCGCTTATGAAGACAAAGTGGCCCGTCGCGCCATTCGCGCGGTCGATTTGTTCGATACCGAGAAAATCGCCGAGAAAATCAAAACCAATGTCGCGCTTTACAATGTCCAGCTCGAACATCTGCACGGTGCCGAGCCGATCCGTTACGAAGACATCATGGAAACAATCAACGGCTTTAAAGACCGCATTTTGCCGATGATTCATGATGTTTCGCGCACATTGTACGAAAAAGGGCAAAAGGGCGAACGCCTGCTGTTTGAAGGTGCGCAGGGAACGCTGCTCGATATCGACTACGGCACTTACCCCTATGTAACGTCTTCCAACTGTTCGGCCGGTGCTGCCGCGCCGGGCGCGGGTGTGCCGCCGCATATGCTCCATTATGTTTTGGGCATTGTTAAGGCTTATACCACCCGTGTCGGTTCCGGTCCTTTCCCGACCGAACTGTTTGACGAAATCGGCGCGGGTTTGGCTGAGCGCGGCAATGAGTTCGGCTCGGTAACCGGCCGTGCGCGCCGCTGCGGCTGGTTTGATGCCGCCGCCTTGAAGCGTTCGATTCAGGTAAACGGCATCAGCGGCATGTGCATTACCAAACTCGATGTCATGGACGGTATCGAAGAAATCAAAATCTGTACAGGTTATGAATTTGACGGCAAGCAAGTCGATATTCTGCCGTTCGGTGCCGATGCGGTTGCAAAATGCGTTCCCGTTTACGAAACCATGCCGGGTTGGAAAGAATCTACGTTCGGCATCAAAACTTACGGACAATTGCCGCAAAATGCGAAAAACTATCTCAAACGTATTGAAGAAGTCTGCGGCGCACCGATTGCCATTATCTCAACCGGCCCGGAACGCGATGAAACCATTTTGGTGCAGCATCCGTTTGCCGACTGA